In Trichocoleus desertorum NBK24, the following are encoded in one genomic region:
- the pglZ gene encoding BREX-3 system phosphatase PglZ has protein sequence MINWRDRILEKFTPHAARLTLVADPDNLLTEEDIAQEIQTRGFETLLYEDSISFRFIYESRYRSQWQSGSLNDLIVIVPAQPSELESLAFDLLKESDRRLSFSLAELFPNLSYPVLSTLDRNLLDPLYEAIIEHQPDRLSDVETQDFILCHVFRIASESIREDSDLLHCLLRLHYKEQRLPDLLSARLITILCQKPQFQRFSLKALVPDRLVFLQFLQGNWNSFAQQQILKSLPRNLASELSTSYGEVAETSLPFDHKDVWVYMDNLFREGYLKPANPQSLGFPDFEPKSNDWFKIGLHIDSLANQKYRFSKLLQLINESFPNNNAHYREWFPVAYRWAELLVFWHQINMNEEPELMSKFYDIQRKLDIAFLNWVQERYNTLHYQSPTNPAMLHHLPLFLARQIYPQNKQKVALVLMDGLALDQWLIIRKALAEQKPQWRFQEEAVFALIPTITSVSRQAVFAGKTPIGFASSIQSNSKESSLWQQFWIDQGFKAQQIGYKAGLRDEQHLEKAEELISHSAIRILGLIVHKVDRISHGKESATPSMHEQIRPWVQQGFLTKLLNSLLENNFQVFLTADHGNIEATGIGRPSEGATAEYRGERVRIYPEPALRAKVKEKFPTAIEWNSPTLPHNYLPLLASSRSAFITEEEKIVAHGGISIEELIVPFVQIRQ, from the coding sequence ATGATCAACTGGCGCGATCGCATTCTTGAAAAGTTTACCCCCCACGCTGCCCGTCTCACTCTGGTTGCTGACCCAGATAATTTACTTACCGAAGAAGACATCGCGCAAGAAATCCAAACTAGGGGCTTTGAAACGCTGCTCTACGAGGACTCTATCTCTTTCCGGTTTATCTATGAGTCCAGATACCGATCCCAGTGGCAAAGCGGCAGCCTCAATGACCTGATTGTGATTGTGCCAGCCCAACCCAGTGAACTTGAATCCTTAGCATTTGATCTACTGAAGGAAAGCGATCGCAGGCTTAGCTTCAGCCTTGCCGAACTCTTCCCAAATCTCAGCTATCCAGTTCTCAGTACGCTTGATCGAAACCTGCTTGATCCACTATATGAAGCAATCATAGAGCACCAACCCGATCGTTTGAGTGACGTTGAAACTCAAGATTTCATCCTTTGCCACGTTTTCCGCATCGCTTCCGAATCGATTAGAGAAGATTCAGACCTACTCCATTGCTTGCTTCGATTACATTACAAAGAGCAGCGTCTACCTGATCTCTTGAGCGCTCGATTAATCACGATCCTGTGCCAGAAACCACAATTTCAGAGATTTTCATTGAAGGCGCTTGTGCCAGATCGTTTAGTTTTTTTACAATTTCTTCAGGGAAATTGGAATAGTTTTGCCCAACAGCAAATTCTCAAATCATTGCCAAGAAATTTAGCTTCGGAATTGAGTACATCCTATGGTGAGGTTGCCGAAACATCCTTACCTTTTGACCATAAGGATGTTTGGGTTTACATGGACAATCTGTTCCGTGAGGGTTATTTGAAACCTGCCAACCCTCAATCTTTAGGGTTTCCTGACTTTGAGCCTAAATCGAACGATTGGTTCAAAATTGGCTTGCATATCGATTCTCTTGCTAATCAGAAATATCGCTTCAGCAAACTTCTCCAACTGATCAACGAATCATTTCCTAACAACAATGCCCACTACCGAGAATGGTTTCCTGTTGCTTATCGTTGGGCTGAGTTACTAGTCTTCTGGCACCAAATCAATATGAATGAGGAGCCAGAATTAATGTCCAAATTCTATGACATCCAGAGAAAGCTAGACATCGCATTTCTGAATTGGGTTCAAGAGCGGTACAACACACTCCACTACCAATCACCCACCAATCCTGCAATGCTTCACCACCTGCCTCTGTTCCTAGCAAGGCAGATTTACCCACAAAACAAACAAAAAGTTGCTTTGGTTTTGATGGATGGGTTGGCTTTAGACCAATGGCTGATCATTCGTAAAGCATTAGCCGAGCAAAAACCACAATGGCGATTTCAGGAAGAAGCGGTCTTTGCCTTGATTCCCACCATCACTTCAGTTTCACGGCAAGCTGTTTTTGCAGGAAAGACTCCAATCGGTTTTGCTAGCAGTATTCAATCCAACAGTAAAGAGTCTTCCTTGTGGCAGCAGTTCTGGATAGACCAGGGCTTTAAAGCTCAGCAAATTGGCTATAAGGCTGGCTTAAGAGATGAGCAACACCTAGAAAAAGCTGAAGAACTAATATCTCACTCTGCTATACGTATCCTAGGTTTGATAGTTCATAAGGTCGATCGCATTAGTCATGGCAAGGAATCAGCCACCCCTAGTATGCATGAACAAATCCGTCCTTGGGTTCAACAAGGTTTCCTGACGAAACTATTGAACAGCCTGCTTGAAAATAACTTCCAGGTGTTCCTAACTGCCGATCACGGCAATATTGAAGCAACAGGTATTGGACGACCATCCGAAGGAGCCACAGCAGAGTATCGGGGAGAACGAGTCAGAATCTACCCTGAGCCAGCACTTAGAGCCAAGGTGAAAGAAAAATTTCCAACTGCCATTGAATGGAACTCACCCACGCTCCCACATAACTACCTGCCTTTATTGGCGTCCAGTCGCTCAGCTTTTATTACAGAAGAAGAAAAAATAGTAGCGCATGGGGGCATTTCTATAGAAGAATTGATAGTCCCTTTTGTCCAAATTAGGCAATAA
- the purF gene encoding amidophosphoribosyltransferase — MIPTHSDLAFPEDSLPLTSDSQGEGSGDARPDKPEEACGVFGVYAPEQAVAKLTYFGLYALQHRGQESAGIATFEGDKVHLHKDMGLVSQVFNESMLSTMPGHLAVGHTRYSTTGSSRVVNAQPAVVETRLGSLALTHNGNLVNTETLRQELLQNNFNLVTTTDSELAAFAIAEAINSGKDWLEGTISALHRCQGAFSFVIGTPSGIIGVRDPNGIRPLVLGVIPSPDETTPERYVLSSETCGLDIIGAEFLRDVEPGELVWISEEGLASFQWAQQPQRKLCIFEMIYFARPDSVMSHESLYSYRMRIGRQLAQESPIDADIVIAVPDSGIPAAIGFSQASGIPYAEGLIKNRYVGRTFIQPTQSMREAGIRMKLNPLRDVLEGKRVIIVDDSIVRGTTSRKIVKALRDAGATEVHMRISSPPVTHPCFYGIDTDNQDQLIAATKSVAEIAEQIEVDSLAYLSWEGMLTATREDPNSFCSACFTGDYPISIPEPIKRSKLRLEKEKVGTAS; from the coding sequence CAGGGAGAAGGGAGCGGCGACGCTCGACCCGACAAACCAGAGGAAGCCTGTGGTGTTTTTGGTGTCTATGCCCCCGAACAAGCTGTTGCGAAGCTAACCTACTTTGGTCTATATGCTCTACAGCATCGGGGCCAAGAATCGGCTGGGATTGCCACCTTCGAAGGTGATAAAGTCCATTTGCATAAAGACATGGGGCTGGTTTCCCAGGTGTTTAACGAGTCGATGCTGAGCACCATGCCTGGGCATTTAGCAGTCGGCCACACCCGCTACTCCACCACAGGTTCTAGCCGCGTCGTCAATGCCCAACCTGCTGTAGTGGAAACCCGTTTGGGTTCCTTAGCCCTGACTCACAACGGCAACTTAGTCAACACCGAAACCCTTCGCCAAGAGCTGTTGCAAAACAACTTCAACCTAGTCACTACTACCGATTCAGAATTAGCTGCTTTCGCGATCGCCGAAGCCATCAATAGCGGCAAAGATTGGTTAGAAGGCACCATTAGCGCCTTGCACCGCTGCCAAGGAGCCTTCAGCTTCGTCATCGGTACCCCCAGTGGCATCATTGGTGTGCGTGACCCCAACGGCATCCGCCCCTTAGTCCTTGGAGTGATTCCCAGCCCTGACGAAACCACGCCAGAGCGCTACGTCCTCTCCTCCGAAACTTGCGGCCTCGACATAATCGGTGCTGAGTTCCTCCGAGACGTAGAACCCGGAGAACTGGTTTGGATTTCTGAAGAAGGTTTAGCTTCATTCCAGTGGGCACAACAGCCTCAACGAAAGCTGTGCATCTTTGAAATGATCTACTTCGCCCGTCCCGATAGCGTCATGAGCCACGAAAGCTTATACAGCTATCGGATGCGGATTGGTCGCCAACTCGCACAAGAATCCCCGATTGATGCGGATATTGTCATTGCCGTCCCCGACTCTGGAATTCCTGCCGCGATCGGATTCTCCCAAGCCTCTGGCATCCCCTATGCTGAAGGCTTAATTAAAAACCGCTACGTCGGTCGCACCTTCATTCAACCCACCCAGAGCATGCGAGAAGCTGGGATTCGCATGAAACTCAATCCACTCAGAGACGTGCTAGAAGGCAAACGAGTGATCATTGTAGATGACTCCATTGTCCGTGGCACCACCAGTCGCAAAATTGTCAAGGCTTTGCGGGATGCTGGAGCGACCGAAGTGCACATGCGGATCTCCTCGCCACCTGTCACCCATCCTTGCTTCTACGGCATCGACACCGACAATCAAGACCAGTTGATTGCAGCGACCAAATCTGTCGCAGAAATTGCTGAACAGATTGAGGTAGATTCCCTGGCTTATCTCAGCTGGGAAGGTATGCTCACCGCCACCCGCGAAGACCCCAATAGTTTCTGCTCTGCTTGTTTCACAGGCGACTACCCCATCTCCATCCCCGAACCCATCAAGCGTTCCAAACTGCGCCTAGAAAAAGAAAAAGTCGGCACCGCTTCCTAA
- a CDS encoding chorismate lyase, with the protein MTSTIKPNKSITVPAPWYALTPIWQDEGVGIQQGLPHAQLAPAWQMLLLGDGSPTRHLQLLTGEPTEVDVIDMSAIGLDGDGAPTQIQLIPGPRLRRQVWLRTASGQRLAYATSWWEASHVDEYLHNQSLPIWASLARLRTELYRDVQGVYYGHSAVLEAAFEQTGPFWGRHYLFWHHGQPLTLIYEVFSPYLQRYLGAMKLD; encoded by the coding sequence TTGACTTCCACTATTAAACCTAATAAGAGCATTACGGTACCAGCTCCCTGGTATGCCCTGACTCCAATTTGGCAAGATGAAGGGGTTGGTATTCAACAAGGACTGCCTCACGCTCAGTTAGCGCCTGCTTGGCAGATGCTTTTGTTGGGAGATGGCTCTCCGACGCGACATCTACAGTTGCTCACGGGTGAACCAACTGAAGTAGACGTAATTGATATGTCTGCGATCGGCTTGGACGGAGATGGGGCACCCACTCAAATCCAATTGATTCCAGGCCCTCGTTTAAGGCGGCAGGTGTGGTTACGCACTGCTTCGGGACAACGGCTTGCCTATGCCACGTCCTGGTGGGAAGCGAGTCATGTAGATGAGTATTTACACAACCAATCGCTGCCGATTTGGGCGAGTCTTGCACGTTTGCGAACTGAGTTATATCGGGATGTGCAGGGGGTTTATTACGGACATTCTGCGGTACTGGAAGCGGCATTTGAACAAACGGGGCCGTTTTGGGGGCGGCACTATTTGTTCTGGCATCATGGGCAGCCGCTAACGCTAATCTATGAGGTGTTTTCGCCTTATTTGCAGCGGTATTTAGGTGCTATGAAGTTGGATTAG
- a CDS encoding DNA methyltransferase — protein sequence MTFKNDEARRAYFLEKLREKLKDPEFRAIEGFPIGEDEDILALSDPPYYTACPNPFLEGFIRYYGKPYDPETSNYHREPLAADISEGKTDSLYTAHGYHTKVPHKAIMRYILHYTEPGDIVLDGFSGSGLTGVAAQMCGSPDPGFKTEIETEREVANLPPVQWGLRRAVLNDISIAATFMGANYNLPFDVEAFEHEAKRILKELKDEIGWMYETLHTDGKTKCRINYTVWSDVFSCPECTRDVTFLTEALDLETKRVKNAFPCSNCGAELTKKRMDRLYETYFDSALGRNVRRIKRKPVLINYVLGKRKLEKQPDEKDLEIFQRIENQTLPISVPTVEIPFMHMTHQRARMEAFGITHIHHFFLSRAAKSLSILWQKVSSVENLRTRNMLLFFAEQAIWGMSLLNRYSPLHFSQVNRYLNGVYYVGSQTSECSPWYILDGKLTRLVQAFKSFHANTSHITANASITANLDIPDNSIDYIFTDPPFGENIYYADLNFLIESWHKVRTNADTEAIIDKAKQKDLSDYQQLMQRCFEQYYRVLKPGRWMTMVFHNSKNAVWNVIQEAMLSAGFVVSTVRTLNKQQGSYRQVTSSAPKEDLVVSAYKPNGGLESRFKLEAGTKEGVWDFVRTHLGQLPVMPILNDCAEPVSERTSQMLYDQMVAFHVQRGVMIPLSAAEFYAGMEQRFEPRNGMYFLPEQALEYDRKRHTVREFLQLELLVTDEESAIQWVRQQLTRKPQTLQELTPKFMKEGQRSWAKHERLFELRELLEDNFPCYKGNEPIPPQIVSWLKESSIYRQIIDGMEADHLTNTGLESQNAVLLNAAFERWYVPNPARARDLELIRDQKLLREFEQYRQSNQRKLKPFRTEAIRAGFKQCWQERTEEGYRTILDIAHKIPETILQEDPKLFRFYNQAVTRLGGL from the coding sequence ATGACCTTTAAGAACGATGAGGCACGGCGGGCTTATTTTTTGGAAAAACTGCGGGAGAAGCTAAAAGACCCTGAGTTTCGAGCGATCGAAGGATTCCCCATTGGCGAAGACGAAGATATCTTGGCGCTATCGGACCCGCCCTACTATACCGCTTGCCCTAATCCTTTTCTTGAAGGCTTCATTCGCTACTACGGAAAACCTTACGATCCTGAAACTAGCAATTACCACCGGGAACCTTTGGCAGCTGATATCAGTGAAGGCAAAACGGACAGCCTATACACTGCTCATGGCTATCACACTAAAGTGCCCCATAAAGCCATCATGCGCTACATCCTGCACTATACAGAGCCAGGAGATATTGTTTTGGATGGATTCTCTGGTTCTGGCTTAACAGGTGTAGCGGCTCAAATGTGTGGAAGTCCAGATCCAGGATTTAAGACAGAGATTGAGACAGAACGTGAAGTCGCAAATCTTCCACCTGTGCAGTGGGGCTTGCGTCGGGCGGTGCTAAATGATATCAGCATTGCTGCCACCTTTATGGGCGCAAATTATAATTTACCGTTTGATGTGGAGGCATTTGAACACGAAGCCAAGCGCATTCTGAAGGAACTGAAAGACGAAATTGGTTGGATGTACGAGACGCTTCATACGGATGGAAAAACCAAATGCCGAATTAATTACACAGTTTGGAGCGATGTTTTTTCGTGTCCGGAATGTACCAGGGATGTTACGTTCTTGACTGAAGCCCTCGACCTAGAGACAAAGCGTGTTAAAAATGCATTTCCTTGTTCAAACTGTGGTGCCGAACTCACGAAGAAACGTATGGATAGGTTATATGAAACTTACTTCGATTCGGCGTTAGGTAGAAATGTTAGACGGATAAAGCGAAAGCCAGTCTTGATTAACTATGTTTTGGGTAAGAGAAAACTTGAAAAACAGCCTGATGAAAAAGATTTAGAAATCTTTCAAAGAATTGAAAATCAAACTCTTCCTATAAGTGTTCCAACAGTAGAAATTCCATTCATGCACATGACTCATCAACGAGCAAGAATGGAGGCCTTTGGAATCACCCATATTCATCATTTCTTCCTTAGTCGTGCAGCTAAATCATTGAGTATTTTGTGGCAGAAAGTCTCTTCTGTAGAGAACCTTCGCACCAGAAATATGTTGCTATTCTTTGCAGAGCAAGCTATCTGGGGAATGTCTTTATTAAATCGATATAGCCCATTGCATTTTTCACAAGTTAACCGTTATCTCAATGGAGTGTACTATGTCGGCTCTCAAACCTCTGAATGTAGTCCTTGGTACATACTAGACGGTAAGTTAACAAGGCTTGTTCAAGCGTTCAAGAGTTTTCATGCAAATACATCTCATATTACTGCTAATGCCAGCATAACAGCCAATCTCGATATTCCTGATAACTCAATTGACTACATTTTTACTGATCCGCCCTTTGGTGAAAATATTTATTATGCTGACTTAAATTTTCTAATTGAGTCTTGGCATAAAGTTAGAACTAATGCTGATACAGAAGCAATTATTGATAAAGCAAAGCAAAAGGATTTATCAGATTATCAACAGTTAATGCAACGTTGCTTTGAGCAATACTATCGAGTGTTAAAACCTGGTCGCTGGATGACAATGGTGTTCCACAATTCCAAAAACGCGGTTTGGAATGTGATTCAAGAAGCGATGTTATCCGCAGGGTTCGTAGTTTCAACGGTTCGCACGTTAAATAAACAGCAAGGTTCTTACCGGCAAGTCACCAGCAGTGCCCCTAAAGAAGATCTGGTGGTGTCTGCCTACAAGCCCAATGGTGGGTTAGAGTCTCGCTTCAAGCTGGAAGCAGGCACCAAAGAAGGCGTATGGGATTTTGTTCGCACTCACTTAGGGCAACTGCCTGTAATGCCGATCCTCAATGACTGTGCAGAACCCGTTTCTGAGCGTACCAGTCAGATGCTCTACGACCAGATGGTTGCTTTTCACGTTCAGCGTGGGGTCATGATTCCTCTCTCTGCCGCTGAGTTCTATGCTGGCATGGAACAGCGATTTGAGCCGCGAAATGGGATGTATTTTTTGCCAGAACAGGCATTGGAATACGATCGCAAACGTCACACCGTCCGTGAATTCCTCCAGCTTGAACTGCTTGTCACAGATGAAGAATCAGCCATTCAATGGGTACGTCAACAACTGACCCGCAAACCGCAAACCCTGCAAGAACTCACACCCAAGTTTATGAAAGAGGGGCAGCGTTCCTGGGCAAAGCACGAACGCTTGTTTGAACTTCGAGAACTCCTGGAGGACAATTTCCCCTGCTATAAGGGTAATGAGCCAATTCCCCCCCAGATCGTCTCCTGGCTCAAAGAATCCTCCATCTACAGACAAATTATTGATGGGATGGAAGCCGATCATCTCACCAATACTGGGCTAGAGAGTCAAAATGCGGTTTTACTCAATGCAGCGTTTGAGCGATGGTATGTGCCAAACCCCGCTCGGGCTAGAGACTTAGAACTCATCCGCGATCAGAAACTCCTAAGAGAATTTGAGCAATACCGCCAATCAAACCAGCGCAAACTCAAGCCATTCCGCACTGAAGCAATTCGCGCAGGTTTCAAGCAGTGCTGGCAGGAGCGGACAGAAGAAGGCTATCGAACCATTCTAGACATCGCCCACAAAATCCCAGAAACCATCCTGCAGGAAGACCCAAAACTCTTTCGCTTTTATAACCAAGCTGTAACGCGCCTGGGAGGACTTTGA
- a CDS encoding DUF3696 domain-containing protein, whose protein sequence is MLNKWKLFNFKSVQKETELTLAPLTIFAGPNSSGKSTWIQSILLISQTIASKVQSPAAVVLNGYLTKLGQFDDLKSYGSEANQILIGWECEPRKPQFSSLAEESEIGLVRTVSSGDMPEKILGEIYFDADSSNSDKDLTQLQPRLFQCTMSCNSKDEDDINSISTLSIGLLSKPLVQKVRDLNVSSADIEAARSALECDIKLDENALKDLRESRDFFDLEVEPVGCAFSHHFLPSKLIVRYDEVTEEARRISAILLEDGIRVSPSYIVRQRNNPTIPLRAITLLKSWFGDILPISNQLDLLFPELEPRVITLKDWIDGLRKLPTFRRSEFRQRVRREFSPEKLDELNQILYESLLENRQSPYALKSQQLPRKIRTAVNYLDSFFSGSVQYLGPLRDEPKPLYPLAPTVDPSDIGLRGEYTAAVFDRYKERRITYIPTACFPEPKGGKSLKEEYQTRTLRTAVLDWLRYLEVAEDLQTKDMGKLGHELKVTLPGLGKEQDLMHVGVGVSQVLPILVMCLLADEDTTLIFEQPELHLHPLVQTRLADFFLSMALLGKQCIIETHSEYLINRLRFRVASDIGPEPRETLAEQIKIYFAEKVDGASQYSEVTVNKYGAIVDWPQGFFDQSQREAEEILRASMAKRKQERQKNQEQRGEKSGG, encoded by the coding sequence ATGCTCAACAAATGGAAGCTCTTTAATTTCAAATCAGTTCAAAAAGAAACTGAACTCACATTAGCTCCTCTCACAATCTTCGCCGGACCTAACAGCAGCGGCAAAAGTACGTGGATTCAATCTATTTTGCTTATTAGCCAAACTATAGCCAGTAAAGTTCAGTCTCCTGCTGCTGTTGTCCTAAATGGATATCTGACAAAGCTAGGCCAATTTGATGATCTTAAGTCATACGGAAGTGAGGCGAACCAAATTCTAATTGGCTGGGAGTGTGAACCACGTAAACCGCAATTTTCAAGCCTTGCTGAAGAGTCCGAAATTGGTCTAGTAAGAACGGTTAGTTCAGGAGATATGCCAGAAAAGATTCTTGGGGAAATATACTTTGATGCTGATTCATCTAATTCAGATAAAGATCTAACACAGCTTCAGCCTCGCTTATTTCAATGCACGATGTCCTGCAATAGTAAAGACGAAGATGATATCAACTCAATCTCTACTCTTTCTATAGGTCTTCTATCAAAGCCATTAGTTCAAAAAGTTCGGGATTTGAACGTTTCCTCCGCAGATATCGAAGCAGCACGAAGTGCCCTTGAATGTGATATCAAACTAGATGAAAATGCTCTAAAAGATTTGAGGGAATCAAGAGATTTTTTTGATTTAGAAGTTGAGCCAGTAGGTTGTGCCTTTAGCCATCACTTTCTGCCGAGTAAGCTAATTGTACGCTATGACGAGGTCACAGAGGAGGCACGCCGTATTTCAGCAATTTTGCTAGAGGACGGGATACGTGTGTCTCCGTCTTATATCGTGAGGCAACGGAATAATCCTACTATTCCTCTCAGGGCAATTACGTTGTTAAAAAGCTGGTTCGGTGATATTTTGCCAATTTCAAATCAACTAGATTTACTTTTTCCAGAATTAGAACCTAGAGTTATTACTCTAAAGGACTGGATAGATGGACTAAGAAAGTTACCTACTTTTCGCCGAAGCGAATTTAGACAAAGAGTTCGTAGAGAGTTCTCGCCAGAGAAATTAGACGAATTAAATCAAATATTATATGAATCACTTTTAGAAAATAGGCAAAGTCCTTATGCACTTAAATCACAGCAGCTACCGAGAAAAATTCGTACAGCAGTCAACTATCTAGATTCTTTTTTTTCTGGTTCAGTTCAATATCTAGGCCCATTGCGAGACGAGCCAAAACCTTTATATCCATTAGCTCCCACTGTTGATCCTTCTGATATTGGATTGCGCGGAGAATATACAGCCGCAGTCTTCGACCGTTACAAGGAGCGACGGATTACTTATATCCCTACTGCTTGCTTCCCAGAGCCAAAAGGTGGGAAATCCCTAAAAGAAGAATATCAAACTCGGACGTTGAGGACTGCTGTATTAGATTGGTTAAGGTATTTAGAAGTTGCTGAGGATCTGCAAACAAAAGACATGGGTAAACTTGGTCATGAGTTAAAAGTTACTCTACCGGGTTTAGGAAAAGAACAAGATTTAATGCATGTCGGTGTCGGTGTCAGTCAAGTCTTACCAATTTTAGTAATGTGTCTTTTAGCTGACGAAGATACTACCTTGATTTTCGAGCAACCAGAGCTTCACCTACACCCCCTTGTCCAAACTCGTCTGGCAGATTTTTTCTTGTCAATGGCACTTCTAGGTAAGCAATGCATCATTGAGACTCACAGTGAATACTTAATCAATCGCCTAAGGTTTAGAGTTGCCTCTGATATTGGTCCAGAACCTAGAGAAACTTTAGCCGAGCAAATAAAAATTTATTTTGCTGAAAAAGTCGATGGTGCATCCCAATATAGTGAAGTAACAGTTAATAAGTATGGGGCGATTGTTGACTGGCCCCAAGGTTTCTTTGATCAGTCTCAGCGTGAAGCAGAAGAAATTTTGAGGGCTTCGATGGCTAAGCGTAAACAAGAGCGCCAGAAGAATCAGGAGCAACGAGGAGAAAAGAGTGGTGGCTGA